Proteins from one Anopheles nili chromosome 2, idAnoNiliSN_F5_01, whole genome shotgun sequence genomic window:
- the LOC128731742 gene encoding WD repeat-containing protein 35 — protein sequence MFIYLSKKIAIPNNTRLNCIAWNKEQGYVAVGGEDGLLKVLKLEQASSSAVSAQPGKALQASNLSMNQTLEGHKSAIQVVTWNESQQKLTSSDKDGMIMVWMLYKGSWYEEMTNDRKKSTVKGMAWTSDGQKICIVYEDGTVIVGSVDGNRIWGKDLKNVALTGVQWSPDGRLLLFSIKNGEVHLYDNQGVFVMKLQIQCVYLTPAKSMTVVGLCWFHRGNSPSRPVLAICYENGRMQLMRNENDDTPVIVDTGLQAISCMWNHDGTILAVCGIKSNLSSDKDSSQVLFYSPYGVHIRTLKIPGKEITSLSWEGKSLRIALSVDSFIYFANIRPDYNWCYFNRTVCYQESTVGGGDGNVDTVTFWDTNANQCYTKQIDSMMSMAASVDHCVLAVETRMTGKEFSVVSEGKSKDLMYQLLVCNSISTTVDSKYTDIRPEFITMNSTHVILASKDHFMLWHYHTPKGASTLHANLKIKGDRKYHIDDTPALEVLNDLDSKVANEIPPKVDPSLDPICCVASSENLLLVGRESGLIHEYTLPHLVLRNRHYLQTRSYKLAINCNSTRAAMIDCNGVLTTLTLRDDTSEVDPASTMPHIERKDVWAICWARDNPQLLAIMEKTRMYIFRGADPEEPITCSGYICNFEELEITGVLLDDIVKGGAMPNTKEHLLQLRVKSLRDTEDLLAHVGITEAKQFIEDNPHPRLWRLLAEASLKKLDLDTAESAFVRCSNYPGIQLIKRLKTIQLEALQRAEICAFFGEFDEAEKLYLDVDRRDCAIRLRQTLCDWFRTVQLYRLGPGISDQQMENAWREIGHHYMSMRAWDSAKEYYEKAHYTEGLMDALYALEQYDELVGCMHRLPEKSPHLAKLGQQLATVGMYEQSVAAYLKLGDVKSAVSACIGLRQWGLAVELAQKYKMPQINTLLSKHAAQLLEEGKLPEAIEMQRKGGRYLDAARLLMKMAEAEVEKRSDFVRIKQLYVLSGMLAEEHIEKQISMQAAGSRAVILSQLSPEDSMLIDQIWHRAEAYHYMLLAQRQLRSGLPHTAVVTALRLRDYDDVLEVESVYGLLALASCADRSFGTCSKAFIKLESLEQISDDRRLRYEELAVDIFSRHEPQDGKMKHMTCSTCETPVADYCTMCPNCSGRFPPCVASGQPLTNPTAAWQCTGCYHLANPLEIHGRKTCPLCHRQIAPAKGAIGL from the exons ATGTTTATTTATCTCAGCAAGAAG ATTGCCATCCCAAACAACACGCGGTTGAACTGCATCGCTTGGAATAAGGAGCAAGGCTACGTGGCTGTCGGTGGCGAGGATGGGCTGCTGAAGGTGTTGAAGCTCGAACAGGCCAGCAGTTCGGCCGTGTCGGCACAACCAGGCAAAGCCCTGCAGGCGAGCAACTTGTCCATGAACCAGACCCTCGAGGGACACAAATCCGCCATCCAGGTGGTTACATGGAACGAATCCCAGCAGAAGCTGACATCCTCCGACAAGGATGGCATGATCATGGTTTGGATGCTGTACAAG GGCTCATGGTACGAGGAGATGACGAACGATCGCAAAAAATCCACCGTGAAGGGTATGGCTTGGACAAGTGATGGCCAGAAGATTTGCATCGTGTACGAAGACGGTACGGTGATCGTCGGTTCGGTTGATGGGAACCGCATCTGGGGCAAGGATCTTAAGAACGTCGCGCTTACGGGCGTTCAGTGGAGCCCAGACGGGCGGCTACTACTCTTCAGCATCAAGAACGGCGAAGTACACCTGTACGACAACCAGGGTGTGTTCGTGATGAAGCTGCAGATCCAGTGCGTCTATTTAACGCCAGCTAAAAGCATGACGGTGGTTGGATTGTGCTGGTTTCATCGAGGTAACTCCCCGAGCAGGCCTGTGCTGGCGATTTGCTACGAAAACGGCCGCATGCAGCTGATGCGCAACGAGAACGATGACACACCCGTCATAGTGGACACGGGACTGCAGGCGATCTCGTGCATGTGGAACCACGACGGCACGATCTTGGCCGTGTGTGGCATTAAGTCGAATCTCAGCAGCGACAAGGACAGCAGCCAGGTGCTTTTTTACTCCCCGTACGGTGTG CACATCCGCACGTTGAAAATCCCGGGCAAAGAGATAACGTCTCTGtcttgggaaggaaaatccctTCGGATTGCACTGTCGGTGGATTCGTTCATTTACTTTGCCAACATCCGGCCGGATTATAACTGGTGCTACTTTAATCGCACTGTTTGCTACCAAGAATCGACCGTTGGTGGTGGAGATGGCAACGTCGACACGGTAACGTTCTGGGATACGAACGCTAATCAGTGCTATACGAAACAAATCGACTCGATGATGTCGATGGCTGCGTCGGTAGACCACTGCGTGCTCGCAGTCGAAACGCGCATGACCGGGAAGGAGTTTAGTGTTGTCAGCGAGGGCAAAAGCAAGGATCTAATGTACCAGCTGCTTGTTTGCAATTCCATCAGCACCACGGTGGATT CAAAGTACACTGACATACGACCAGAGTTTATCACCATGAACTCAACGCACGTGATCCTAGCGTCAAAGGACCATTTTATGCTCTGGCATTATCACACACCGAAG GGTGCTTCAACGCTGCATGCGAATCTAAAGATTAAAGGCGATCGCAAGTACCACATCGACGATACGCCTGCACTGGAGGTGCTGAACGATCTCGACTCGAAGGTGGCCAACGAGATCCCACCAAAGGTCGACCCGAGTCTGGATCCGATCTGCTGCGTGGCTTCCTCGGAGAACCTGTTACTGGTGGGTCGTGAGAGTGGTCTCATTCACGAGTACACGCTGCCACATTTGGTGTTGCGTAATCGACACTACTTGCAGACGCGCAGCTACAAACTAGCGATCAACTGCAACTCGACCCGTGCCGCCATGATCGACTGCAATGGTGTCCTGACGACGTTAACGCTGCGTGACGATACGAGCGAGGTAGATCCGGCCTCGACGATGCCTCACATCGAGCGTAAGGATGTGTGGGCGATCTGTTGGGCTCGTGATAATCCGCAGCTGCTGGCGATTATGGAGAAAACGCGCATGTACATCTTCCGAGGGGCTGATCCTGAGGAACCGATCACCTGCTCGGGGTACATCTGCAACTTCGAGGAGCTCGAAATCACCGGCGTTCTGCTGGACGATATCGTGAAAGGTGGCGCAATGCCAAACACCAAGGAACACCTGCTACAGCTGCGAGTGAAGTCGCTGCGTGACACGGAGGATCTACTGGCGCATGTTGGAATCACCGAAGCGAAACAGTTCATCGAAGATAATCCCCATCCAAGGTTGTGGCGTTTGCTGGCGGAAGCGTCGCTTAAGAAGCTCGACCTTGACACGGCTGAGTCGGCGTTCGTGCGATGTAGCAACTACCCGGGCATTCAGCTGATTAAGCGGCTTAAGACGATCCAGCTGGAGGCGCTACAGCGGGCGGAGATTTGCGCATTCTTCGGCGAGTTCGATGAGGCTGAAAAGCTGTACCTGGACGTAGACCGAAGGGATTGCGCTATTCGACTCCGGCAGACGCTGTGCGATTGGTTTCGCACGGTGCAGCTGTACCGGCTGGGTCCGGGGATCTCTGATCAGCAGATGGAGAACGCGTGGCGCGAGATCGGACACCACTACATGAGCATGCGGGCCTGGGATAGCGCCAAGGAGTACTACGAGAAGGCGCACTACACCGAGGGTCTGATGGATGCTTTGTACGCGCTCGAGCAGTACGATGAGCTGGTCGGTTGCATGCATCGGCTACCGGAGAAGAGTCCTCACTTGGCGAAGTTGGGCCAACAGTTAGCTACGGTTGGGATGTACGAGCAATCGGTCGCGGCATACCTTAAGCTCGGTGATGTCAAATCGGCCGTATCGGCTTGCATCGGTCTTCGCCAGTGGGGGCTAGCGGTTGAGCTGGCACAGAAGTACAAGATGCCGCAAATCAACACGCTGCTCAGCAAGCATGCGGCTCAACTGCTGGAGGAGGGCAAACTACCGGAAGCGATCGAGATGCAGCGTAAAGGTGGCCGCTATCTAGATGCGGCACGACTACTCATGAAAATGGCTGAGGCGGAGGTCGAGAAGCGATCTGACTTCGTACGAATCAAGCAACTGTACGTGTTGTCTGGGATGCTGGCAGAGGAGCATATCGAGAAGCAGATAAGCATGCAGGCGGCCGGCAGTCGAGCGGTTATCCTGTCCCAGCTCAGTCCCGAGGATTCGATGTTGATCGATCAGATATGGCATCGGGCGGAAGCGTACCACTATATGTTGCTAGCTCAGCGCCAACTCCGATCTGGACTCCCACATACTGCCGTTGTGACAGCGCTTCGACTACGCGACTACGACGACGTGCTGGAGGTTGAGTCGGTGTACGGGTTACTAGCACTCGCCAGTTGCGCCGATCGATCCTTCGGGACGTGCTCGAAGGCCTTCATCAAGCTGGAGTCTTTGGAGCAAATTTCCGATGATCGAAGGCTGCGTTATGAGGAACTGGCCGTGGACATCTTTTCCCGCCACGAGCCGCAGGATGGCAAGATGAAGCACATGACCTGTTCGACGTGCGAGACACCGGTCGCTGACTACTGCACGATGTGTCCCAACTGTAGCgggcgttttccaccgtgtgTAGCGTCCGGTCAGCCGTTGACTAACCCGACCGCTGCCTGGCAGTGCACCGGGTGCTACCATCTAGCGAACCCGCTTGAGATTCACGGCCGCAAGACATGCCCGTTGTGTCATCGGCAAATAGCACCAGCCAAGGGTGCGATCGGGCTTTAG
- the LOC128720538 gene encoding protein yippee-like gives MRITFLFDLIFQEAANGGHANGQSSSASSSSSGSGNMVKTFQAYLPPTNRTYSCVHCRAHLASHDELISKSFQGSQGRAYLFNSVVNVACGQAEERVLLTGLHAVADIYCECCKTPLGWKYEHAFESSQKYKEGKYIIELAHMIKENGWD, from the exons ATGCGAATAACGTTCCTGTTCGATCTAATATTCCAG GAGGCGGCCAACGGAGGGCACGCGAACGGGCAATCATCATCGgcgtcatcttcatcgtccGGAAGTGGCAACATGGTGAAGACATTCCAAGCCTACCTGCCGCCGACGAATCGAACGTACTCCTGTGTCCACTGCCGGGCACACCTAGCTAGTCACGATGAGCTTATATCGAAATCGTTCCAGGGCAGCCAGGGACGGGCGTATCTGTTCAACTCGGT GGTTAACGTAGCCTGTGGCCAAGCCGAGGAACGTGTCCTGCTGACGGGATTACACGCCGTGGCCGATATCTACTGCGAATGCTGCAAGACGCCGCTCGGGTGGAAATAT GAGCATGCGTTCGAATCGAGCCAGAAGTACAAGGAGGGCAAGTACATCATTGAGCTGGCGCACATGATTAAAGAGAATGGGTGGGATTGA
- the LOC128730149 gene encoding UDP-glycosyltransferase UGT5-like has protein sequence MHPDMMEKKTVPFVALCLLFAFGCTVTSGYRILGINTSFSRSHVIVQDALMKELARRGHHVTMVSPYSESEKLPNYRKITIPLDPLEIDLTKTIFADGNSRWTMFRIMPQMLKNSAIPIKKTLLSPEVQSLLREPEGFDLLITGIMSDAVLGLVATLKCPTIVVCPNAPVAMVNSMVGNPAPLATTPNLMLGLQSPMSFGKRVANVAGFVLEEVFAALWKYYQRVTYEELFPPDQYPAYETARSNVSLVFVNHHFTKGSPRPYIPAMVEVGGLQIKEKPSPLPEDVREWIEGAEHGVILFSLGTNLHGSSMPVEMLGAILETFRKLKQRVIWKWDVQEMPNKPANVMLRDWLPQDDILAHPNVRLFIMHGGLGGIAEALYHGVPLVGIPMFGDQPVNLAKVEEEGWAYVLQFSNLTEQTLGHAIDTVLQDGRYRENVQRLSTLFRDRPTSAMETAVFWTEYVIRHRGAPHLRYAGVDMSFWQLYSLDVLAFLAGVFFGFCALITFTCRRCWRRRTKPSKQKKQQ, from the exons ATGCATCCCGACA tgatggagaaaaaaacggtgcCGTTTGTGGCgctgtgtttgttgtttgcgtttggaTGTACGGTCACCAGCGGGTACAGGATATTGGGCATCAACACCAGCTTCAGTCGATCCCACGTGATCGTGCAGGATGCACTAATGAAAGAGCTGGCTCGCCGAGGCCACCACGTGACGATGGTTAGTCCGTACAGCGAATCGGAAAAGCTGCCCAACTACCGCAAGATAACGATCCCACTCGATCCGTTGGAAATAG ATCTCACCAAGACCATCTTTGCGGATGGCAACTCCCGTTGGACGATGTTCCGCATCATGCCACAAATGTTGAAAAACAGTGCGATACCCATCAAAAAGACGCTCCTATCGCCCGAAGTGCAGAGTCTGCTGCGTGAACCGGAAGGATTCGATCTGCTGATCACTGGCATTATGAGTGATGCCGTGCTCGGGTTGGTCGCCACTCTGAAATGTCCCACGATCGTCGTCTGTCCGAATGCCCCGGTAGCGATGGTTAACTCAATGGTTGGCAACCCGGCACCTTTGGCAACCACCCCCAACTTGATGCTTGGGCTGCAAAGCCCAATGTCCTTCGGGAAGCGAGTGGCCAACGTTGCTGGTTTCGTGTTGGAGGAGGTCTTTGCCGCCCTCTGGAAGTACTATCAGCGTGTGACGTACGA AGAACTGTTCCCACCGGATCAGTACCCAGCGTACGAGACAGCCCGCAGCAACGTGTCGCTTGTGTTCGTAAACCACCACTTCACGAAAGGCTCACCGAGACCGTACATACCGGCGATGGTCGAAGTCGGTGGGTTGCAGATCAAGGAAAAGCCATCCCCACTGCCTGAAGACGTGCGCGAGTGGATCGAGGGCGCCGAACATGGTGTGATCCTCTTCAGTCTCGGCACCAACCTGCACGGTTCATCGATGCCGGTTGAAATGCTCGGTGCGATCCTGGAAACGTTTCGCAAGCTCAAGCAACGTGTCATCTGGAAGTGGGACGTGCAGGAAATGCCCAACAAGCCAGCGAACGTGATGCTAAGGGATTGGCTGCCTCAGGACGATATCCTTGCGCATCCCAACGTGCGGTTGTTCATCATGCACGGTGGACTGGGAGGAATCGCCGAGGCGCTTTACCACGGTGTACCGCTCGTTGGCATTCCCATGTTTGGTGATCAACCGGTGAACCTGGCCAAGGTCGAAGAAGAGGGCTGGGCGTACGTGCTGCAGTTCTCGAATCTCACCGAGCAGACGCTTGGCCACGCCATCGATACCGTGCTCCAGGATGGCCGTTACCGCGAGAACGTACAGCGATTGTCCACGTTGTTCCGCGATCGACCCACGAGTGCGATGGAAACGGCCGTCTTCTGGACGGAGTATGTCATCCGCCATCGTGGAGCGCCTCATCTACGGTACGCCGGAGTCGACATGAGCTTCTGGCAGCTTTATTCGCTGGATGTGCTGGCGTTTTTGGCGGGTGTGTTCTTCGGGTTCTGTGCTCTTATCACCTTCACTTGTCGCAGGTGCTGGCGAAGGAGAACAAAGCCTTCGAAACAAAAGAAGCAGCAGTAG